The Camelina sativa cultivar DH55 chromosome 16, Cs, whole genome shotgun sequence sequence CAATGACTTAAAGACTTTAagagtgtgttcttgggaaaTACTCAAATGGAAAGAACAATATGTGATCAGACTTACATGCCAGTTTATACATAACACCAACTCGATCTAAAAAGGCTTGACTTTAACTTAATATATAGTCCACTTGAGCCCATTATTCATTCCCTTGATCGTATTCGTCTCATTAGTGCCCTGCCCCCCCATTGAAATCCACTTTATCATCAAggtggaaaataaataaaattgcgGAGATAGTCGTAGCTTTTTGTTCGGTCTAGTGATATCCAACAACATTGTGGTTTGATTAGCAACAATCTTGCGGGCCATAGACCAAAACGGACCAGGCTGGACCAGCATTGGTATTGtaacatgaaaaataaaatatcattagcCAATCGACCAGCCAAAGCCAGGCTAATTTAGCTTATAGGAACCTTACGAAAAttgtatcttatatatattggaCTGTTAACTGAGATCTTTAGTCTCTAGCATTGGAACATGAAGAGGCCTTATCAGATCGTATTATTAGTACAAATACTTAAAAGGTTCAAAACAAACAGAGCAAAGGGACTTGCTCTTAATAAGTCTTAACCACAGAACCCCAAAACccaaaagtttttttagaaaaaaaaaaaaaagaaagaaaggccCCAAATCACAAACCCCGGCAGTGTCAACCGGTACAATGGCTTAAATAAGctgtagaaaagaaaaacttggaACTTCCAAGAAACCCAATTCAAGACTTTTGGATCTTGGCCTTCAAGGGTTCCAGAGGAGTGTGGTCTCTGCAATCATGGAAGTAACAATGTAAGGATCCATGTTTGAAGATGGCCTTCTATCCTCAAAGTATCCTTTCCCTTCCTTCTCGGTATCACGTCCTACTCGGATCGATGCTCCACGGTTCGCAACACCCTTTAAACACAATATCCAAACACAAAAGGATcagtacaaaaatatataatgtcaTCAACTCTTAACAAATCAAGCAATGTTATAATATCTTTTACCCAAAGGAAAGTGTTAATGTCAGCAGTTTCATGGTGTCCAGTAAGACGGCGCTCGTTGCCTTCACCGTAAGCAGCAATGTGCTCCTTGTGTTTCAGTCCAAGCTTCTCAATCGCTTTCTTGATCACCTCGTATCCTCCTTCTTCCCTCATCGTTTTAgtactggaaaaaaaaaaaaccattcacCAATTTTTATACTTCTTCAGAAACATTGTAAAGGTTAACAAGCTAAAAGATTCATGACCCTTTTATACCTGTAATTGGTGTGAGCACCAGCTCCGTTCCAGTCACCAGGAATAGGTTTCGGGTCAAAAGATACAACCACACCAGCAATCTCAGTGatcctctgtttttaaaaaccaCCAAAACTTGTGTCTTAAGTTTACATTCCTTAAAAAACATCAACAAGAATTTGAAAGTGAATGGTTTAAAGATAATACTTCCAAAATGTAACGAGCGATCCACACTTCATCAGCAGCTGAGATACCAACTGATGGGCCGACTTGGAACTCCCACTGtctcaacaaaaaaatgatttggttaagcaaaaagattgaaactttttggTTCATaagtgatttttttaaaactttgttggTTGTTATGATTACCTGACCCGGCATGACTTCTCCATTGATCCCACTGATGTTAATTCCAGCATACAAACAAGCCTTGTAGTGAGCATCAACAATGTCTCTTCCAAAAGACTTGTCAGCTCCAATACTGCAGTAGTATGGTCCCTGAGGGCCAGGGTAGCCACCAATGGGCCATCCAAGAGGCCAGTTCACATCCTTCTGCAACAAAGTGTATTCTTGTTCGATTCCATACCTAATTAACTCGAAAAATCAGCAATCTAAACCGGAAGAAACCGAAAAAGATATAACAAAACAGAGGAGTTTGGACTAACCATGGC is a genomic window containing:
- the LOC104750402 gene encoding glutamine synthetase cytosolic isozyme 1-2 isoform X2, giving the protein MSLLADLVNLDLSDNTEKIIAEYIWVGGSGMDMRSKARTLSGPVTDPSKLPKWNYDGSSTGQAPGQDSEVILYPQAIFKDPFRRGNNILVMCDAYTPAGEPIPTNKRHAAAEIFSNPDVVAEVPWYGIEQEYTLLQKDVNWPLGWPIGGYPGPQGPYYCSIGADKSFGRDIVDAHYKACLYAGINISGINGEVMPGQWEFQVGPSVGISAADEVWIARYILERITEIAGVVVSFDPKPIPGDWNGAGAHTNYRKGKDTLRIEGHLQTWILTLLLP
- the LOC104750402 gene encoding glutamine synthetase cytosolic isozyme 1-2 isoform X1 gives rise to the protein MSLLADLVNLDLSDNTEKIIAEYIWVGGSGMDMRSKARTLSGPVTDPSKLPKWNYDGSSTGQAPGQDSEVILYPQAIFKDPFRRGNNILVMCDAYTPAGEPIPTNKRHAAAEIFSNPDVVAEVPWYGIEQEYTLLQKDVNWPLGWPIGGYPGPQGPYYCSIGADKSFGRDIVDAHYKACLYAGINISGINGEVMPGQWEFQVGPSVGISAADEVWIARYILERITEIAGVVVSFDPKPIPGDWNGAGAHTNYSTKTMREEGGYEVIKKAIEKLGLKHKEHIAAYGEGNERRLTGHHETADINTFLWGVANRGASIRVGRDTEKEGKGYFEDRRPSSNMDPYIVTSMIAETTLLWNP